A region of Cryptococcus decagattii chromosome 3, complete sequence DNA encodes the following proteins:
- a CDS encoding serine/threonine-protein phosphatase PP-X isozyme 1, with protein sequence MSLSSDLDKQIEQLKRCETIPESAVKELCTKAKEILMEEGNVQYVDSPVTICGDIHGQFFDLMELFKIGGFCPETNYIFMGDFVDRGFYSVETFLLLLLLKVRYPDRITLIRGNHESRQITQVYGFYDECQRKYGSSNVWRYCCDVFDYLSLGCVVDGRVFCVHGGLSPAVHRLDQIRVIDRRQEVPHEGPMCDLLWSDPDEEIQGWGMSPRGAGFLFGRDVVEQFNHANDIELVARAHQLVMEGYKLMFDRRIVTVWSAPNYCYRCGNTASVLELDENLRQEYKTFDAAPPDARSIPQKRPMTHEYFL encoded by the exons ATGTCTCTATCATCAGATCTGGACAA GCAAATCGAGCAGTTAAAACGATGCGAGACTATACCAGAATCAGCAGTAAAAGAACTATGCACAAAGGCGAAGGAAATATTGATGGAGGAAGGCAATGTACAATACGTTGATAGTCCAGTAACT ATTTGTGGAGATATACATGGTCAGTTTTTCGATCTTATGGAGCTGTTCAAGATTGGAGGATTCTGCCCCGAGACAAATTACATCTTTATGG GTGACTTCGTCGACCGAGGATTTTACTCTGTCGAaacctttctccttctcctaTTATTAAAAGTCAGATATCCTGATCGCATCACTCTTATTCGAGGTAACCATGAGTCGCGACAAATCACTCAAGTTTATGGATTCTACGATGAGTGTCAGAGGAAATACGGGAGTTCGAATGTTTGGAGATACTGTTGCGACGTGTTTGACTACCTGAGTCTAGGCTGTGTTGTCGACGGGCGGGTGTTCTGTGTCCATGGAGGATTAAGTCCCGCTGTCCACCGGTTAGATCAA ATAAGGGTGATAGATAGACGGCAAGAGGTACCGCACGAGGGGCCCATGTGCGATCTGTTATGGTCAGATCCTGACG AGGAAATACAGGGCTGGGGTATGTCACCGAGAGGGGCAGGCTTCTTGTTTGGACGGGATGTTGTTGAG CAATTTAATCACGCGAACGACATAGAATTAGTGGCTAGAGCGCATCAGCTGGTGATGGAAGGGTACAAG CTCATGTTCGACCGGCGAATCGTCACTGTTTGGTCAGCGCCCAATTACTGTTACAG ATGTGGAAACACAGCAAGCGTTCTCGAATTAGACGAGAATTTACGCCAAGAATACAAAACCTTTGACGCAGCACCTCCAGATGCCCGCTCAATCCCGCAAAAGCGACCTATGACGCATGAGTACTTTCTGTAG